From a single Scylla paramamosain isolate STU-SP2022 chromosome 28, ASM3559412v1, whole genome shotgun sequence genomic region:
- the LOC135115124 gene encoding uncharacterized protein LOC135115124 isoform X1 encodes MDVAQLIVIVQEYEELYNTRHSEYSNQQRRDNIWEEIGRRMNQPSSACRIQWTRIRDNHRKAMNLRKTKSGQASSKMKPPKYHLELQFLTPYLNDSEHRMSNIAPSPGYLADEESDGEPEPTFAVPVPTPSPATSDAQSLCSNSSTHGKRKKTSGSSTPQHTTALVLEKYLKSKELKSPSQSDTLTNFFVNMAQTVKTFPLQDQIYIKGQLFQMVNGTEMRLLQERDQNNRVHPIDVLQQNATSEEDATQHSIMQLL; translated from the exons ATGGATGTGGCACAGCTTATAGTCATTGTACAGGAATACGAAGAGCTGTACAATACAAGACATTCAGAGTATTCAAATCAACAACGAAGGGACAATATCtgggaagagataggaaggagaatGAATCAGCCAA GTTCAGCTTGTAGAATTCAGTGGACAAGGATTAGAGACAATCATCGGAAAGCCATGAATCTGCGCAAAACAAAAAGTGGACAAGCGAGTTCAAAAATGAAGCCACCCAAATATCATCTGGAGCTACAATTTTTAACTCCATATCTTAATGATAGTGAACATCGCATGTCTAACATTGCCCCTTCACCTGGCTATCTGGCGGATGAAGAAAGCGATGGAGAACCAGAACCTACTTTTGCAGTTCCAGTTCCCACTCCTTCCCCAGCAACAAGTGATGCACAAAGTTTATGTTCCAACAGTTCAACACATGGCAAGCGAAAAAAAACTTCAGGATCTTCCACGCCACAACACACAACAGCATTGGTTTTGGAAAAATACCTCAAGAGCAAGGAGCTCAAATCACCTAGTCAGTCTGACACATTAACAAATTTCTTCGTAAATATGGCTCAAACTGTAAAAACATTTCCCCTTCAAGACCAAATTTACATAAAAGGACAATTGTTTCAGATGGTGAATGGTACTGAAATGCGACTGCTTCAAGAAAGGGACCAAAATAATCGTGTTCATCCAATTGATGTGTTGCAGCAAAATGCAACTTCAGAAGAAGACGCTACGCAACACAGTATAATGCAATTACTGTAA
- the LOC135115124 gene encoding uncharacterized protein LOC135115124 isoform X2, which translates to MDVAQLIVIVQEYEELYNTRHSEYSNQQRRDNIWEEIGRRMNQPSSACRIQWTRIRDNHRKAMNLRKTKSGQASSKMKPPKYHLELQFLTPYLNDSEHRMSNIAPSPGYLADEESDGEPEPTFAVPVPTPSPATSDAQSLCSNSSTHGKRKKTSGSSTPQHTTALVLEKYLKSKELKSPNGEWY; encoded by the exons ATGGATGTGGCACAGCTTATAGTCATTGTACAGGAATACGAAGAGCTGTACAATACAAGACATTCAGAGTATTCAAATCAACAACGAAGGGACAATATCtgggaagagataggaaggagaatGAATCAGCCAA GTTCAGCTTGTAGAATTCAGTGGACAAGGATTAGAGACAATCATCGGAAAGCCATGAATCTGCGCAAAACAAAAAGTGGACAAGCGAGTTCAAAAATGAAGCCACCCAAATATCATCTGGAGCTACAATTTTTAACTCCATATCTTAATGATAGTGAACATCGCATGTCTAACATTGCCCCTTCACCTGGCTATCTGGCGGATGAAGAAAGCGATGGAGAACCAGAACCTACTTTTGCAGTTCCAGTTCCCACTCCTTCCCCAGCAACAAGTGATGCACAAAGTTTATGTTCCAACAGTTCAACACATGGCAAGCGAAAAAAAACTTCAGGATCTTCCACGCCACAACACACAACAGCATTGGTTTTGGAAAAATACCTCAAGAGCAAGGAGCTCAAATCACCTA ATGGTGAATGGTACTGA